The region CACGGGGCCCAAATTCTCGCGTGTTTTGCTGATTACTCCGTTCGATTTTTTCCAAAACTTTAAGCTTGAATATATATTGCTGTTAAAGGCGCGGGCACAGTTTTTCGATATTCACCCGACAGATTTGTTTTCGATGACGACCTTACCATTTACAGTCTTTGTTCGTATGCCCGTTAACCAAAGAATTATGGGGGTGGCATTCCGCGGGGCCGTCTTATCAGATTCAAAATATCAAAAGATGTTATCAAAGGGTGGGCTTTTGATTCATGGTCGAGAAACGACTGCCTACATGGAATATATCAATACTTACTTTGATCGCTCTGGTATGTCCTTGCGAAAGCGTGTGCGTTCGGTTTTTCTTTCGCTTGCGGCCCTGTGGGTTGAACTAAGTGAAGTGATTTTGTTTGAGTTTAAAACAGCATCAGATGAAGAAGTTGAGGAACTTTACGAGCAGCTGGTGCAGCTTGCTTTAACTATGGTTGAAATCATGAAAAGCGATGAGAATCTTTGGGATACGCTTCGTGAAGTATTGGAAAATGACTTGTTTGATAAATGGCGGAGTCCCTGGATTGCTGTTTATGCGGCTTATATCTCAGTTAAATCCGGTGTAGGGAATCCTCTTGATACGTTGATGTCCGGGCTTTTCTGCGATTTAGGACTAATGGATATTCCAAACGCCACTTATCAAAAATTTCTGTCTTTAGGGGAATCCTATTTGGAATCTCAACAGCTTGAAGAATATCAAAAGCATCCGATGATGTCTTTGAATCGCTGTTTGTTCAAAAAAGTTCCCGTCACTGAAGCCGTTAAGGCGATTATGGTTTGTGTCCATGAGCGCGCAGATGAAAAGGGTTTTCCCAGTCAGACCCCTTTTAACTTAGTTCCCGTAGAATCTTCATTGATTCGTTTTGCAGAATTGATAGATTTTGGAGTGCGCACAACGATGCAAGAAAAATCCATAGGATTTAAATACCTCAGAGAAAAAATTTGGGATGAGACCAAGGCGAAGCCGGGTAATTTCTCAAATGAGTTCCTGGGTAATATTTCTGAGAGTTTGAAGTACTCTTTCTTCCTTTGACACCCATTGTAAGATTGAGATTCTTTTTGCGCCTATTTCAGCTTTTGCATTTAATAGAAGCCTTAATAAGGAGTACGATAAAATGCTTAAAGTTGTAGCAGTGGTATTTGCATTTTTAGCGGGAGCGAGCCCAGCTCAAGCGAAAGATTTGACGAACCGTTTGGGGGTAGGTGTTAAATCCCACTCAACCTTGGATCTTCCCGAGTTGGCAGTGGTTTACAATCCATCATCTGAACTTCAGTTCGCAGGTGGTTTAGGTATCGATACGCAAAAAGATCAATCGAAATTTGCTGCAACCGCTGGCGTTCGTCGTATTGTTTTTAAAGAACAAAACATGAACTTCTACATGGGGGGTACAGTGGGTCTTATTAACTGGGAAGAGTTAAATGACGCAGGTACAAGGGAAAAACAATCCGGCTTTGAGTTGGATGCAGTTTTCGGCGGTGAGTTTTTCTTTACAGGTCTGGAATCTCTGGGGTTCACTTTTGAAGGTGGCGCGGGA is a window of Bdellovibrio sp. SKB1291214 DNA encoding:
- a CDS encoding organic solvent tolerance protein, which translates into the protein MLKVVAVVFAFLAGASPAQAKDLTNRLGVGVKSHSTLDLPELAVVYNPSSELQFAGGLGIDTQKDQSKFAATAGVRRIVFKEQNMNFYMGGTVGLINWEELNDAGTREKQSGFELDAVFGGEFFFTGLESLGFTFEGGAGVISADNVRFRTIADSPFRAGIIFYF